A single genomic interval of Saccharothrix saharensis harbors:
- a CDS encoding type II secretion system F family protein has translation MSLVLLAVALLVVPSARARRRLAGTRRRWEPPKPNRAVAVVVGIALGALVGVGGAMAGGLLAATVWRTYRETTRQRDRLAASVALADGVQAFVAELRSGAHPAKAAMGAAEDAQRPATDVLRAIAATSSRGGDVEAALADFPDAHQLARAWRLSAVHGVPLADVVDAVRRDLDRRVAFAGQVHARMAGPRAGAAVLAGLPLFGVVLGELGGAGPLAVLSGTPPGQVLLVVGVVLICAGLRWSGRLTRQVIA, from the coding sequence ATGAGCCTGGTGTTGCTGGCCGTGGCGCTGCTGGTGGTGCCGTCGGCGCGGGCGCGACGACGCCTGGCCGGGACCAGGCGCAGGTGGGAACCGCCGAAGCCGAACCGGGCGGTGGCCGTGGTCGTGGGGATCGCGCTGGGTGCGTTGGTGGGCGTCGGCGGGGCGATGGCGGGCGGGTTGCTGGCGGCGACGGTGTGGCGCACGTACCGCGAGACGACGCGGCAACGTGACCGGCTCGCGGCGTCCGTCGCGTTGGCCGACGGGGTGCAGGCGTTCGTCGCCGAGTTGAGGTCGGGCGCGCACCCGGCCAAGGCGGCGATGGGCGCGGCGGAGGACGCGCAGCGGCCGGCGACGGACGTGCTGCGGGCCATCGCGGCGACGTCGTCGCGGGGCGGCGACGTGGAGGCGGCGCTCGCCGACTTCCCGGACGCGCACCAGTTGGCCCGCGCGTGGCGGCTGTCGGCGGTGCACGGCGTGCCGCTGGCCGATGTGGTGGACGCGGTCCGCCGCGACCTCGACCGGCGCGTGGCCTTCGCCGGGCAGGTCCACGCACGCATGGCCGGTCCGCGGGCGGGTGCGGCGGTGCTGGCCGGGCTGCCGCTGTTCGGCGTGGTGCTGGGCGAACTCGGCGGCGCGGGGCCGTTGGCGGTCCTGTCCGGCACCCCGCCCGGACAGGTGCTGCTGGTCGTCGGGGTGGTCCTGATCTGCGCGGGCCTGCGGTGGAGCGGCCGGTTGACCAGGCAGGTGATCGCGTGA
- a CDS encoding bifunctional DNA primase/polymerase: MEWSDSWRGAFRIELRAEAVNLAWHGWPVLPGTYPAGDRWAGRDGVEDSGPVPVHGDWQERIGTKAEQVATWWAGHSYSILLATGHGVDAVEVGTDLGRRAAVELRAAGIPVPIVATPEGRWMFLVASGGTPVAHPDVKHYGQGEYVPLPPSPGQVGVVHWRVKPQICAWRLPHVDVVREALVQAAERTSDYGLVAADRS, encoded by the coding sequence ATGGAGTGGTCGGATAGCTGGCGCGGGGCCTTCCGCATCGAGCTGCGCGCAGAGGCGGTCAACCTCGCGTGGCACGGGTGGCCTGTGCTGCCGGGCACCTATCCGGCGGGTGACCGGTGGGCCGGGCGTGACGGCGTCGAGGACAGCGGCCCGGTGCCGGTGCACGGCGACTGGCAGGAGCGCATCGGCACGAAGGCGGAGCAGGTCGCCACCTGGTGGGCGGGCCACTCCTACAGCATCCTGCTCGCCACCGGCCACGGCGTGGACGCCGTCGAGGTGGGCACCGACCTCGGCCGCCGGGCCGCGGTGGAGCTGCGCGCCGCCGGCATCCCGGTGCCGATCGTGGCCACCCCCGAAGGCCGCTGGATGTTCCTGGTCGCCTCCGGCGGCACGCCGGTCGCCCACCCGGACGTCAAGCACTACGGCCAGGGCGAGTACGTCCCGCTGCCGCCGAGCCCCGGCCAGGTCGGTGTCGTGCACTGGCGGGTCAAGCCGCAGATCTGCGCGTGGCGCCTGCCGCACGTGGACGTGGTCCGCGAGGCCCTGGTGCAGGCCGCCGAGCGCACCTCCGACTACGGCCTGGTCGCCGCCGACCGGTCGTGA
- a CDS encoding DUF4244 domain-containing protein, protein MGRTLSDDRGMSTVEYAIGTLAAAALGLLLYSLISGDWMQVLLKALLQRAFTVDA, encoded by the coding sequence GTGGGGCGAACCTTGTCGGACGACCGCGGTATGTCGACGGTGGAGTACGCGATCGGCACGCTCGCCGCCGCCGCGCTCGGCCTGCTCCTGTACTCGCTGATCAGCGGTGACTGGATGCAAGTGCTGCTGAAGGCGTTGCTGCAACGTGCCTTCACGGTGGATGCGTGA
- a CDS encoding TadA family conjugal transfer-associated ATPase, translating to MNDLVDRVRLRLASGRVDLTSAAVAAAVRGEAGGVLGDEDVQRALAVLRQEFVGAGPLEALLRDPDTTDVLVTRSDQVWVDGAGGLRRTDVSFPDEAAVRRLAQRLAVAAGRRLDDAAPYVDGWLPGSVRLHAVLPPISPFTCLSLRVLRPAVHDLATLAACGTFDQATADLLRDIVVARLAFLVVGGTGSGKTTLLAALLGCVPHGERVVCVEDAGELQPDHPQVVRLLARGPNVEGAGEVTMRELVRQALRMRPDRIVVGEVRGAEVCELLSSLNTGHDGGAGTLHANSPAEVPARLEALAALGGLDRHALHSQLAAAVKVVLHMRRARDGTRYLAEIGVLERRSGHLVVRPAWRRDGGWQEAGAVLRVLVGAR from the coding sequence GTGAACGATCTCGTTGACCGCGTCCGGCTGAGGTTGGCCAGTGGGCGCGTGGATCTCACCTCGGCGGCCGTGGCGGCGGCGGTGCGCGGCGAGGCCGGTGGGGTGCTCGGTGACGAGGACGTCCAGCGGGCGCTCGCGGTGCTGCGGCAGGAGTTCGTCGGTGCCGGGCCGCTCGAGGCGTTGTTGCGGGACCCGGACACCACCGATGTCCTGGTCACCCGGTCGGATCAGGTGTGGGTGGACGGGGCCGGCGGGTTGCGCCGCACCGACGTCTCCTTCCCCGACGAGGCCGCCGTCCGCAGGTTGGCGCAGCGGCTCGCGGTGGCGGCGGGGCGGCGGTTGGACGACGCGGCACCGTACGTCGACGGGTGGCTGCCCGGCTCGGTGCGGTTGCACGCGGTGTTGCCGCCGATCTCGCCGTTCACCTGCCTGTCATTGCGGGTCCTCCGCCCGGCGGTGCACGACCTGGCGACGTTGGCGGCGTGCGGCACGTTCGACCAGGCGACCGCGGACCTCCTGCGGGACATCGTGGTCGCCCGGCTGGCCTTCCTGGTCGTCGGCGGCACGGGTTCGGGCAAGACGACGCTCCTCGCCGCCCTCCTGGGGTGCGTCCCGCACGGCGAACGGGTGGTCTGCGTGGAAGACGCGGGCGAACTCCAGCCCGACCACCCGCAGGTCGTCCGGCTGCTGGCGCGCGGCCCGAACGTCGAAGGCGCGGGCGAGGTGACGATGCGGGAGCTGGTCCGGCAGGCGTTGCGGATGAGGCCCGACCGGATCGTGGTCGGCGAGGTGCGGGGTGCGGAGGTCTGCGAGCTGTTGTCCTCCCTGAACACCGGGCACGACGGCGGCGCGGGGACGTTGCACGCCAACTCGCCGGCCGAGGTGCCCGCGCGGCTGGAGGCGTTGGCCGCGCTCGGCGGGCTCGACCGGCACGCCCTGCACAGCCAACTGGCCGCGGCGGTGAAGGTGGTGCTGCACATGCGCCGCGCCCGTGACGGCACCCGGTACCTGGCCGAGATCGGCGTGCTGGAACGGCGTTCCGGCCACCTCGTCGTCCGACCCGCCTGGCGCCGTGACGGCGGTTGGCAGGAAGCCGGAGCGGTGCTCAGGGTCCTGGTGGGAGCGCGATGA
- a CDS encoding HAD-IB family hydrolase: protein MTEHATEGQRVAAFFDLDKTVIAKSSTLAFSRPFFQEGLINRRAVLKSAYAQFVFMLAGADADQMDRMRSHITALCNGWDVEQVRSIVEETLHDIVDPLVYKEATQLITDHKGEGHDVVVVSASGEELVAPISTMVGATHSVGTRMVVAQGRYSGEVDFYCAGENKAIAVKQLAEQHDYDLSRCYAYSDSISDLPLLEAVGHPTAVNPDRALRRVAIQRGWPVLTFSDPVSLRARIPRPSGTAVAVTAIGLGAATAAGVAWYGLRRRRRS from the coding sequence GTGACCGAGCACGCCACCGAAGGCCAGCGGGTCGCCGCGTTCTTCGACCTGGACAAGACCGTCATCGCCAAGTCGAGCACGCTGGCGTTCAGCCGCCCCTTCTTCCAAGAAGGCCTGATCAACCGGCGTGCGGTGCTCAAAAGCGCCTATGCGCAGTTCGTCTTCATGCTGGCCGGCGCGGACGCCGACCAGATGGACCGGATGCGCTCGCACATCACCGCGCTCTGCAACGGCTGGGACGTCGAACAGGTCCGCTCGATCGTCGAGGAGACCCTGCACGACATCGTCGACCCCCTCGTCTACAAGGAGGCCACCCAGCTCATCACCGACCACAAGGGCGAGGGCCACGACGTCGTGGTCGTGTCCGCTTCGGGCGAGGAACTGGTCGCCCCCATCTCCACCATGGTCGGCGCCACGCACAGCGTCGGCACCCGGATGGTCGTCGCACAGGGCCGCTACTCCGGCGAGGTCGACTTCTACTGCGCCGGCGAGAACAAGGCGATCGCCGTCAAGCAGCTCGCCGAGCAGCACGACTACGACCTCAGCCGCTGCTACGCCTACTCCGACTCGATCAGCGACCTGCCGCTGCTGGAGGCCGTCGGCCACCCCACGGCGGTGAACCCGGACCGCGCCCTGCGCCGGGTCGCGATCCAGCGCGGCTGGCCGGTGCTGACGTTCTCCGACCCCGTGTCGCTGCGCGCCCGCATCCCCCGCCCGTCGGGCACCGCGGTCGCCGTGACCGCGATCGGGTTGGGCGCGGCGACGGCCGCCGGCGTGGCCTGGTACGGCCTGCGCAGGCGTCGCCGGAGCTGA
- a CDS encoding glycoside hydrolase family 3 protein yields MLRPLVAVAVAAASAVTVPAAHASPDQAQHVAALVRGMSLEQKVGQLFVTYLHGQAPDEAHPGNLRDFGVATPAEVVARFQPGGVVYFNNSSYDNVDTPRQIATLSNGLQRASRVPLAIATDQEMGIVTRIGAPATQFPGNMALGAGRSAEDAEQAARITAAELRAMGITQNFAPDADVNSNPANPVIGVRSYSGDPALAAELTAAQVRGYQGRFLAKHTVSATAKHFPGHGDTDQDSHTTLPKVDRTEAEWAEVDAPPFRAAIAAGIDSIMTAHIQMPKIDPSGEPATLSKPSIDLLRKNLGYDGVVITDSLAMAGVRQLHSDAEIPVLALKAGVDQLLMPVDLELAVNSVLAAVRSGELSEQRIDRSVLRILRMKFLRGMLTGPLVDVAKVDSAVGPAEHLAAARRITDRTITAVRNDAGVLPLATKPTAALVTGWGETTTRTLAGFLGGTALPTGTAPTQAQVTTAVRAAANADVVVVLTNALSRQPAQQTLLTSLLATGKPVVAVAVQNPYDVAHTTAPTWLATYSYGAVSMEALTRVITGEVTPVGKLPVEVPGPTPYPFGHGLEW; encoded by the coding sequence GTGCTCCGTCCGCTCGTCGCCGTCGCCGTGGCCGCGGCTTCCGCAGTGACCGTCCCGGCCGCGCACGCCTCCCCGGACCAGGCGCAGCACGTCGCCGCCCTGGTCCGCGGCATGTCGCTGGAGCAGAAGGTCGGCCAGCTGTTCGTCACCTACCTGCACGGCCAGGCGCCGGACGAGGCGCACCCCGGCAACCTCCGCGACTTCGGCGTGGCGACCCCGGCCGAGGTGGTGGCCAGGTTCCAGCCCGGCGGTGTCGTCTACTTCAACAACTCGAGCTACGACAACGTCGACACCCCGCGCCAGATCGCCACCCTCTCCAACGGCCTGCAACGGGCCAGTCGCGTCCCCCTGGCCATCGCCACGGACCAGGAGATGGGCATCGTCACCCGCATCGGCGCGCCCGCCACCCAGTTCCCCGGCAACATGGCCCTCGGCGCGGGCCGCAGCGCGGAGGACGCCGAGCAGGCCGCCCGCATCACCGCCGCCGAGCTGCGCGCCATGGGCATCACGCAGAACTTCGCGCCGGACGCGGACGTCAACTCCAACCCGGCCAACCCCGTCATCGGCGTGCGCTCCTACTCCGGCGACCCGGCGCTGGCGGCCGAGCTGACCGCCGCCCAGGTGCGCGGCTACCAGGGCCGCTTCCTGGCCAAGCACACCGTGAGCGCGACCGCCAAGCACTTCCCCGGCCACGGCGACACCGACCAGGACAGCCACACCACGCTGCCGAAGGTCGACCGCACCGAGGCCGAGTGGGCGGAGGTGGACGCGCCGCCGTTCCGCGCGGCCATCGCCGCGGGCATCGACTCGATCATGACCGCGCACATCCAAATGCCGAAGATCGACCCCTCGGGCGAGCCGGCGACGCTGTCCAAGCCGTCGATCGACCTGCTGCGGAAGAACCTGGGCTACGACGGCGTGGTCATCACCGACTCGCTGGCCATGGCGGGCGTGCGGCAGTTGCACAGCGACGCCGAGATCCCGGTGCTGGCCCTGAAGGCGGGCGTGGACCAGCTGCTCATGCCGGTGGACCTGGAGCTGGCCGTGAACAGCGTCCTCGCGGCGGTGCGCAGCGGCGAGCTGAGCGAGCAGCGCATCGACCGCAGCGTGCTGCGGATCCTGCGGATGAAGTTCCTGCGCGGCATGCTCACCGGCCCGCTCGTGGACGTGGCGAAGGTCGACTCGGCGGTCGGCCCGGCCGAGCACCTCGCCGCCGCCCGGCGGATCACCGACCGCACCATCACCGCCGTGCGCAACGACGCGGGCGTCCTGCCGCTGGCCACCAAGCCCACCGCCGCCCTGGTCACGGGCTGGGGCGAGACGACGACCCGCACGCTGGCGGGCTTCCTCGGCGGCACGGCCCTGCCCACCGGCACCGCGCCGACGCAGGCCCAGGTCACCACCGCGGTGCGAGCCGCGGCCAACGCGGACGTGGTCGTCGTGCTCACCAACGCGCTGTCGCGCCAACCGGCGCAGCAGACCCTCCTGACCAGCCTCCTGGCCACCGGCAAGCCGGTCGTCGCGGTCGCCGTGCAGAACCCGTACGACGTGGCGCACACGACCGCGCCGACGTGGCTGGCGACCTACTCCTACGGCGCGGTGTCGATGGAGGCGCTGACCCGGGTGATCACCGGCGAGGTCACGCCGGTCGGCAAGCTGCCCGTCGAGGTGCCCGGCCCGACGCCCTACCCGTTCGGCCACGGACTGGAGTGGTGA
- a CDS encoding DEAD/DEAH box helicase, translating to MSVRCAKLRFVANQGRRLLDRVLAGVPAGESPLTHTEEQPARPAQPVAWPSWTPEPVVSALVERGVAQPWRHQVEAATRAWSGSHVVVATGTASGKSLAYQLPVLSALTVDPRATALYLSPTKALGADQLRSVTGLGVSGVRAASFDGDTPMAERDWVRAHANWVFSNPDMLHRGVLPNHARWIRFLRRLSYVVVDECHTYRGVFGSHVALLLRRLRRVAQRYGADPVFVLASATVADPAASASALLGADVVAVTEDGSPRAGRTVALWEPPLLDDLEGENGAPVRRSAGAETARILADLVVEGARSLAFVRSRVGAELTALGARRVLSEVDPSLAPRVAAYRGGYLPEERRALERAVSSGELLGVATTNALELGVDIVGLDAVVVAGFPGTLASFWQQAGRAGRTGDSDALVVFVARDDPLDTYLVHNPAAVLEKPVEATVLDPTNPYVLEPQLACAAAELPLTPESLASFGGDAALAVVEDMTARRVLRRRPNGWYWTSHDRPHGAVDIRGSGGEQVVVVEADSGRMLGTVDPGSACWQVHSGAVYLHQGESYVVDELDLDAGLAMVHAEKPDWTTTARDTKDISVVRVLEKREYDGVTVCLGEVEVTSQVVGYLRKLPSGRVIDSVPLSLPAQTLVTRAVWYTVSAELLGTEVPGTGSSGSAPGGAGLTPARVPGALHAAEHAAIGLLPLFATCDRWDIGGVSTALHEDTGEATVFVHDGHPGGAGFADRGFNAVVPWLVATREAIAACACPAGCPSCVQSPKCGNGNDPLDKAGGVAVLDVVLGVVGERHHDVRHGHVGHDRSAATRP from the coding sequence ATGTCGGTCCGGTGTGCGAAGCTGCGCTTCGTGGCGAACCAGGGACGACGTTTGCTGGACCGGGTCCTCGCCGGGGTTCCGGCCGGCGAATCGCCGTTGACGCACACCGAAGAGCAGCCCGCACGGCCCGCACAGCCCGTCGCGTGGCCGTCGTGGACGCCGGAACCGGTGGTGTCCGCGCTGGTGGAGCGGGGTGTGGCCCAGCCGTGGCGGCACCAGGTGGAAGCAGCGACGCGGGCGTGGTCGGGATCACACGTAGTGGTGGCGACCGGTACCGCTTCGGGGAAATCGCTGGCGTACCAATTGCCGGTGTTGAGCGCGTTGACCGTTGATCCGCGGGCGACCGCGCTCTACCTGTCGCCGACCAAGGCGTTGGGCGCGGACCAGTTGAGATCGGTCACCGGTTTGGGCGTGTCGGGCGTGCGCGCCGCGTCGTTCGACGGCGACACGCCGATGGCGGAACGCGATTGGGTGCGCGCCCACGCCAACTGGGTGTTCAGCAACCCCGACATGCTGCACCGGGGCGTGCTGCCCAACCACGCCCGGTGGATCAGGTTCCTGCGCCGGCTGTCGTACGTGGTGGTCGACGAGTGCCACACGTACCGCGGTGTTTTCGGCTCGCACGTGGCGTTGTTGCTGCGGCGGTTGCGGCGGGTCGCGCAGCGGTACGGCGCGGACCCCGTGTTCGTGCTGGCGTCGGCGACGGTGGCGGATCCGGCGGCGTCGGCCTCGGCGCTGCTCGGCGCGGACGTGGTGGCGGTGACGGAGGACGGGTCGCCGCGCGCCGGGCGGACGGTGGCGTTGTGGGAGCCGCCGCTGCTGGACGACCTGGAGGGCGAGAACGGCGCGCCGGTGCGGCGGTCGGCGGGCGCGGAGACCGCGCGCATCCTGGCGGACCTGGTGGTGGAGGGCGCGCGGTCGTTGGCGTTCGTGCGGTCGCGGGTGGGCGCTGAGCTGACCGCCCTGGGCGCGCGGCGGGTGCTGTCGGAGGTCGACCCGTCGCTGGCGCCGCGGGTGGCCGCCTACCGGGGCGGGTACCTGCCGGAGGAGCGGCGGGCGTTGGAGCGGGCCGTGTCGTCGGGTGAGCTGCTGGGCGTGGCCACGACGAACGCGTTGGAGCTGGGCGTCGACATCGTCGGGTTGGACGCGGTGGTGGTGGCGGGGTTCCCGGGCACGCTGGCGTCGTTCTGGCAGCAGGCCGGGCGGGCGGGGCGGACCGGGGACTCCGACGCCCTGGTGGTGTTCGTGGCGCGGGACGACCCGTTGGACACCTACCTGGTGCACAACCCGGCGGCGGTGCTGGAGAAACCGGTCGAGGCGACGGTGCTGGACCCGACGAACCCGTACGTGCTGGAGCCGCAACTGGCGTGCGCGGCGGCCGAGCTGCCGCTGACGCCGGAGTCGCTGGCCTCGTTCGGCGGTGACGCGGCGCTGGCCGTGGTGGAGGACATGACCGCGCGGCGGGTGCTGCGGCGGCGGCCGAACGGCTGGTACTGGACGTCCCACGACCGGCCGCACGGCGCCGTGGACATCCGAGGGTCCGGTGGCGAGCAGGTCGTGGTGGTGGAGGCCGACTCGGGGCGGATGCTCGGCACGGTCGACCCCGGTTCGGCGTGCTGGCAGGTGCACTCCGGCGCGGTGTACCTGCACCAGGGCGAGTCGTACGTGGTGGACGAGCTGGACCTCGACGCCGGCCTGGCGATGGTGCACGCGGAGAAGCCGGACTGGACGACGACCGCCCGTGACACCAAGGACATCTCGGTGGTGCGGGTGCTGGAGAAGCGCGAGTACGACGGGGTGACGGTGTGCCTGGGCGAGGTGGAGGTGACCTCGCAGGTCGTCGGCTACCTGCGCAAGCTGCCGTCCGGCCGGGTGATCGACTCGGTGCCGTTGTCGCTGCCCGCGCAGACGCTGGTGACGCGGGCCGTCTGGTACACGGTGTCGGCCGAGTTGCTGGGCACCGAAGTGCCGGGCACCGGGTCGTCGGGCAGTGCGCCGGGGGGCGCCGGTCTGACTCCGGCGCGCGTCCCCGGCGCACTGCATGCCGCCGAACACGCGGCGATCGGCCTGCTACCGCTCTTCGCGACCTGTGACCGCTGGGACATCGGCGGAGTCTCGACCGCACTGCACGAGGACACCGGGGAGGCGACGGTGTTCGTGCACGACGGTCATCCCGGGGGAGCCGGGTTCGCCGACCGCGGGTTCAACGCGGTAGTCCCGTGGTTGGTCGCTACTAGGGAGGCCATCGCGGCTTGCGCGTGTCCGGCCGGGTGCCCGTCCTGCGTGCAGTCGCCGAAGTGCGGGAATGGCAACGATCCGCTGGACAAGGCGGGCGGTGTGGCCGTGCTGGACGTCGTGCTCGGGGTGGTCGGGGAGAGACACCACGACGTCCGGCACGGCCACGTCGGTCACGACCGGTCGGCGGCGACCAGGCCGTAG
- the ssd gene encoding septum site-determining protein Ssd — protein sequence MKRPVALVTDTGLVDEVLHAAAVAGCELERVVDATALRGRWHGAAALVLDFEAVVACAGFPRRPGVHVVGAGPPGPEVWRRALALGAEQVLELPAEQERLRAVLADASEERPDGEGRVLAILGARGGAGASVLAVAVGQAVLAAGGDGLLVDCDPWGGGLDLTLGAERQEGLRWSTVQLKGGRVPASALRSALPGRAGNRGSLTVLSCGRTGPGPEPDAVAAVVEAGRRAGGTVVCDVPRHLTTAGCAALDRADLAVLVVPADVKACMAAKTLVDRTAERGVRLKAVVRGPAPGGLTTAQVVEAVNIPLLATMRPEPRLARALDNGQFPKPSRGPLARAARTVLAALNTS from the coding sequence GTGAAGCGACCGGTGGCGCTGGTGACGGACACGGGGCTGGTGGACGAGGTGCTGCACGCGGCGGCGGTCGCGGGCTGCGAGCTGGAGCGCGTGGTCGACGCGACGGCGTTGCGCGGGCGTTGGCACGGCGCGGCGGCGCTGGTGCTGGACTTCGAGGCGGTCGTCGCGTGCGCCGGGTTCCCGCGCAGACCGGGTGTCCACGTGGTCGGGGCCGGTCCACCCGGTCCCGAGGTGTGGCGGCGGGCGTTGGCGTTGGGCGCGGAGCAGGTGCTGGAGCTGCCCGCCGAGCAGGAGCGGCTGCGGGCCGTGCTGGCGGACGCGTCGGAGGAGCGGCCGGACGGCGAGGGGCGGGTGCTGGCGATCCTGGGTGCGCGTGGCGGTGCCGGGGCGTCCGTGCTGGCGGTGGCGGTCGGGCAGGCCGTGCTGGCGGCAGGGGGCGACGGCCTGCTCGTCGACTGCGACCCGTGGGGCGGCGGTCTCGACCTGACGTTGGGCGCCGAGCGGCAGGAGGGCCTGCGGTGGTCCACGGTGCAGCTGAAGGGCGGCCGGGTGCCGGCTTCGGCGCTGCGCTCGGCGTTACCGGGCCGTGCGGGGAACCGGGGCAGCCTGACCGTGCTGTCCTGCGGCCGGACGGGTCCGGGCCCGGAGCCGGATGCCGTGGCGGCCGTGGTCGAGGCGGGCAGGCGCGCCGGCGGCACCGTGGTGTGCGACGTGCCGCGCCACCTGACCACCGCCGGCTGCGCGGCCCTCGACCGGGCCGACCTGGCGGTGCTGGTGGTGCCGGCGGACGTGAAGGCGTGCATGGCGGCCAAGACGTTGGTCGACCGGACCGCCGAACGGGGCGTGCGGCTGAAGGCCGTCGTCCGGGGTCCGGCACCGGGCGGCCTGACCACCGCCCAGGTGGTGGAAGCGGTCAACATCCCCCTGCTGGCCACCATGCGCCCGGAACCCCGCCTGGCCAGGGCCCTGGACAACGGCCAGTTCCCCAAACCGTCCCGCGGCCCACTGGCCAGAGCCGCCCGAACCGTCCTGGCAGCCCTGAACACCTCCTAG
- a CDS encoding Rv3654c family TadE-like protein produces MSGWWAADGGGRRRSGEETGGERAVRGSRRWWLRSGGDDRGAASVVAVAVVGVWFALVVGAVQVGEAVVGRHRASAAADLAAVAAAGQLGGGVAHACARARWVVERMGGRLVECLVEGWEVEVRVSGGSTVFGAPSARARAGPAER; encoded by the coding sequence ATGAGTGGGTGGTGGGCGGCGGACGGTGGTGGCAGGCGGCGGTCGGGAGAGGAGACAGGGGGTGAGCGGGCGGTGAGGGGGAGTCGGAGGTGGTGGTTGCGATCGGGTGGGGATGACCGTGGGGCGGCGTCGGTGGTGGCGGTCGCGGTGGTGGGCGTCTGGTTCGCGTTGGTGGTGGGGGCGGTGCAGGTGGGGGAGGCGGTGGTTGGTCGGCATCGGGCCAGTGCGGCGGCGGACTTGGCGGCGGTGGCGGCGGCGGGGCAGTTGGGCGGCGGGGTGGCGCACGCCTGTGCGCGGGCTCGGTGGGTGGTCGAGCGGATGGGTGGTCGGTTGGTCGAGTGCCTGGTGGAGGGGTGGGAGGTGGAGGTCCGCGTGTCGGGTGGAAGCACGGTGTTCGGCGCGCCCAGCGCGCGGGCGCGGGCCGGTCCGGCCGAACGGTGA
- a CDS encoding TadE family type IV pilus minor pilin: MRRGVLGDDRGGVTVEAAVAVCGLVAVLVLGMAAVMAVVEQLRCTDAAREAARLVARGDDARVAGVVEALAPEGARWTVWREEDTASVEVVFSRLGVELRAKAYAVVEPGVVAG; this comes from the coding sequence GTGAGACGGGGTGTGCTCGGTGACGACCGGGGCGGGGTGACGGTCGAGGCAGCGGTGGCGGTGTGCGGGTTGGTCGCCGTGCTCGTGCTCGGCATGGCCGCCGTGATGGCGGTCGTGGAGCAGCTCCGGTGCACGGACGCGGCCCGGGAAGCGGCCCGGTTGGTGGCCCGGGGTGACGACGCGCGCGTCGCCGGGGTCGTCGAGGCGCTGGCGCCGGAAGGGGCGCGGTGGACGGTGTGGCGTGAGGAGGACACGGCCTCGGTCGAGGTCGTCTTCTCACGGCTGGGCGTCGAGCTGCGGGCCAAGGCCTACGCGGTGGTGGAACCGGGGGTGGTCGCCGGGTGA
- a CDS encoding type II secretion system F family protein: MSVLLLALAVVLFPGPTKAAARVRPRATRQPEPKARPPDPFAAAATWDLLAAALRAGLPVAGAVRAVLPGVPPGPAERLREVVDLLALGADPVRAWAGALAHPETAPLARAARRTARSGAALAGAASDLAAEARARVSDQAEARAQRASVLVAGPLALCFLPAFLCLGVVPVVLGIVAGVGDDW; the protein is encoded by the coding sequence GTGAGCGTGCTGCTGCTCGCGCTGGCGGTCGTCCTGTTCCCCGGGCCGACCAAGGCTGCGGCCAGGGTGAGACCGAGGGCCACGCGACAACCCGAGCCGAAGGCCCGGCCGCCTGACCCGTTCGCCGCGGCGGCGACCTGGGACCTGCTCGCCGCCGCGTTGCGGGCGGGTCTGCCGGTGGCGGGAGCGGTGCGCGCCGTGCTGCCGGGCGTGCCACCGGGGCCGGCCGAGCGCTTGCGCGAGGTGGTCGACCTGCTGGCCTTGGGCGCGGACCCGGTGCGGGCGTGGGCCGGCGCCCTCGCACACCCGGAGACCGCGCCGCTGGCCCGCGCGGCACGCCGGACCGCGCGGTCGGGCGCGGCGTTGGCCGGTGCGGCGTCCGACCTGGCCGCGGAGGCGCGCGCAAGGGTGTCCGACCAGGCCGAAGCCCGGGCGCAACGCGCCTCGGTGCTCGTCGCCGGGCCGCTGGCGCTGTGCTTCCTGCCCGCGTTCCTGTGCCTTGGTGTCGTTCCGGTGGTGCTCGGCATCGTCGCCGGTGTCGGCGACGACTGGTAA